The following proteins are encoded in a genomic region of Ornithodoros turicata isolate Travis chromosome 6, ASM3712646v1, whole genome shotgun sequence:
- the LOC135397237 gene encoding uncharacterized protein LOC135397237, with translation MQDLIYLRTQTFHFRKKIIIALVVVCLLLIGVLIILAFILSGSSTEKSAEENDPDVDYNYDPSSGGGGGSAPSSAPPPPPTPGGPTPPPSPTVTTTTHIPHNFIMCTVGATFRYDDRYQSAKCDYFIFDSIFPTNSGFIGSEDQHAWNAFKHMTWTGNPKPEFGVSFPGKYIDDLTDQIFGKSAEDLNDLLAKGYRSFGVLNCFGTATLLSRPNGGPFGTLFAKIFNSMTASQRKAGLKTFFVGLHLSAGSTAQSSALMRSAANINHLNLLILQTHITPLPAVTSSPCFIYPTASWSQTPIKNSSYSSVQRAAQMFSAASSTDLYFGISFSLRANFYQLSSTATSTSAGYTRPCLSSISGDFKTACNQIRNYFALPESTDCTHGAFDTTRKYSHTYTAQPCMNTLYNKTSQEVQYSPRLGVLLVDVNMDNVECQHWSGWQRLQRVKIMSDLLLGLRRANP, from the exons ATGCAGGATCTGATATATTTACGTACGCAAACATTTCATTTCAGGAAGAAAATTATTATTGCCCTTGTCGTGGTGTGCCTCCTTCTCATCGGCGTTTTGATTATCCTGGCATTCATCTTGAGTGGCTCGAGCA CTGAGAAAAGTGCAGAAGAGAATGATCCCGACGTGGATTATAATTATGATCCATCATCAGGAGGGGGTGGTGGTTCAGCCCCATCAAGCGCACCTCCACCACCTCCTACCCCAGGGGGCCCAACTCCTCCTCCCTCCCCGACCGTAACCACTACAACAC ACATTCCGCACAACTTCATCATGTGCACCGTTGGAGCGACTTTCCGGTATGACGACAGGTACCAGTCCGCGAAATGTGATTACTTCATCTTCGACAGCATCTTTCCAACGAATAGCGGATTCATTGGGTCGGAGGATCAACATGCCTGGAATGCTTTCAAACAT ATGACGTGGACAGGAAATCCAAAACCGGAGTTTGGCGTTTCTTTTCCGGGAAAATATATCGACGACTTGACCGATCAAATTTTTGGGAAATCCGCCGAAGATTTGAACGATCTCTTGGCGAAAGGGTATCGATCGTTCGGCGTTCTTAACTGCTTCGGAACTGCGACCCTACTTTCCCGTCCGAACGGAGGTCCGTTCGGAACCCTCTTTGCT aaaatattCAACTCTATGACAGCATCGCAAAGGAAGGCTGGCCTTAAAACCTTCTTCGTTGGGCTGCACCTGTCTGCAGGATCAACTGCTCAGAGTTCTGCACTGATGCGGTCCGCGGCCAATATCAA CCATCTGAACTTGCTCATTCTTCAGACCCATATCACTCCCCTGCCTGCAGTGACTTCGAGCCCCTGCTTCATCTACCCTACTGCCTCTTGGTCGCAAACTCCCATCAAGAACAGCTCCTATTCTTCAGTT CAACGGGCTGCACAGATGTTCTCTGCTGCATCCAGCACCGATCTATACTTTGGGATTTCCTTCTCGCTGCGTGCCAACTTCTATCAGCTTTCGTCGACGGCGACGTCGACGTCGGCAGGGTACACACGACCTTGCCTGTCTAGCATCTCTGGAGACTTCAAAACCGCATGCAATCAAATAAGAAATTACTTCGCCCTCCCCGAGAGCACTGACTGTACACATGGAGCATTCGATACTACGAGGAAATACTCCCACACGTATACTGCGCAGCCGTGCATGAACACACTA TACAATAAGACCAGTCAAGAAGTGCAATACAGTCCGAGGCTTGGCGTTCTGCTAGTTGACGTCAATATGGACAACGTCGAATGTCAACACTGGTCAGGGTGGCAGAGACTACAGAGAGTTAAAATAATGAGCGACCTCCTCCTCGGTTTACGTAGAGCGAACCCCTGA